A window of Passer domesticus isolate bPasDom1 chromosome 18, bPasDom1.hap1, whole genome shotgun sequence contains these coding sequences:
- the GSN gene encoding gelsolin isoform X3, translating into MVEHAEFLKAGKEPGLQIWRVEKFDLVPVPKNLYGDFFTGDSYLVLNTIKQRSGNLQYDLHFWLGDESSQDERGAAAIFTVQMDEHLQGKAVQHREVQGHESPTFLGYFKSGIKYKAGGVASGFRHVVPNEVTVQRLLQVKGRRTVRATEVPVSWDSFNTGDCFILDLGSNIFQWCGSKSNRQERLKATVLAKGIRDNERNGRAKVYVSEEGSEREEMLQVLGPKPSLPEGASDETKTDTANRKLAKLYKVSNGAGNMAVSLVADENPFSQAALSTDDCFILDHGTDGKIFVWKGKGANSEEKKAALKTASEFIDKMGYPKHTQIQVLPESGETPLFKQFFKNWRDKDQTEGLGQPHVSGHVAKIEQVPFDAATLHSSKAMAAQHGMEDDGSGKKQIWRIEGSEKVPVDPATYGQFYGGDSYIILYDYQHDGKRGQIIYTWQGADSTQDEIATSAFLTVQLDEELGGSPVQKRVVQGKEPPHLMSMFGGKPLIVYKGGTSREGGQTAPAATRLFQVRSSTSGATRAVELDPTASQLNSNDAFVLKTPSAAYLWVGQGASNAEKSGAQELLKILGARPVQVAEGKEPDNFWAALGGKAPYRTSPRLKDKKMDTHPPRLFACSNKSGRFTIEEVPGDLTQDDLATDDVMLLDTWDQVFVWIGKDAQEEEKTEALKSAKRYIDTDPSTRDKRTPVTIVKQGFEPPTFSGWFLGWDDDYWAVDPLQRAMADVDV; encoded by the exons ATGGTGGAACACGCCGAGTTTCTGAAGGCTGGGAAGGAACCCGGCCTTCAGATCTGGAGGGTCGAGAAGTTTGATTTGGTCCCAGTGCCAAAAAACCTGTATGGAGACTTCTTCACTGGGGATTCCTACCTGGTGCTGAACACCATCAAGCAGCGCAGCGGGAACCTGCAGTACGACCTGCACTTCTGGTTGG GTGATGAAAGCTCTCAGGATGAGCGTGGGGCTGCTGCCATCTTCACTGTGCAGATGGATGAGCACCTGCAGGGGAAGGCTGTGCAGCACCGCGAGGTGCAGGGCCACGAGTCCCCCACCTTCCTGGGCTACTTCAAATCTGGCATCAAATACAAG GCTGGTGGTGTGGCTTCTGGCTTCAGGCACGTGGTTCCCAACGAGGTCACtgtgcagaggctgctgcaggtcAAAGGCAGGAGGACAGTCCGGGCCACGGAGGTCCCCGTGAGCTGGGACAGCTTCAACACAGGGGACTGCTTCATCCTGGACCTGGGCAGT AACATCTTCCAGTGGTGTGGCTCCAAGAGCAACCGCCAGGAGCGGCTGAAGGCCACGGTGCTGGCCAAGGGCATCCGGGACAACGAGCGCAACGGGCGCGCCAAGGTCTACGTGTCAGAGGAGGGGTCCGAGCGCGAGGAAATGCTCCAG GTTCTGGGACCAAAGCCCAGTTTGCCAGAAGGAGCTTCTGATGAGACCAAAACCGACACAGCCAACAGGAAGCTGGCTAAGCTCTACAAG GTCTCCAATGGGGCTGGGAACATGGCAGTGTCCCTGGTGGCAGATGAGAAccccttctcccaggcagccctGAGTACAGATGACTGCTTCATCCTGGACCACGGCACAGATGGAAAGATCTTTGTTTGGAAAG GCAAAGGTGCCAACTCTGAAGAGAAGAAGGCAGCACTGAAAACAGCCTCAGAGTTCATTGACAAGATGGGTTATCCCAAACACACCCAg ATCCAAGTCCTCCCTGAGAGTGGTGAGACACCTTTGTTCAAGCAATTCTTCAAGAACTGGCGGGACAAGGACCAGACagaagggctggggcagcctcacgtGTCTGGCCACGTTGCCAAGATTGAGCAGGTCCCTTTCGACGCGgccaccctgcacagctccaaggCCATGGCTGCCCAGCACGGCATGGAGGATGATGGCTCTGGCAAGAAACAG ATCTGGAGAATAGAAGGCTCCGAGAAGGTGCCGGTGGACCCCGCCACGTACGGGCAGTTCTACGGCGGGGACAGCTACATCATCCTGTACGACTACCAGCACGACGGGAAGCGGGGACAGATCATTTACACCTG gcagggCGCCGACTCCACGCAGGATGAGATTGCAACCTCTGCATTCCTCACAGTACAGCTGGAtgaggagctgggaggcagcCCCGTGCAG aaacGAGTAGTGCAAGGGAAAGAGCCCCCTCACCTGATGAGCATGTTTGGTGGAAAGCCCTTGATTGTGTACAAGGGTGGGACCTCGAGGGAAGGAGGCCAGACTGCACCTGCGGCAACGCGGCTCTTCCAGGTCCGCTCCAGCACCTCCGGAGCCACCAGAGCAGTGGAG CTGGATCCTACAGCCAGTCAGCTGAACTCCAATGATGCCTTTGTCCTGAAAACTCCCTCTGCTGCCTACCTGTGGGTTGGCCAAGGAGCCAGCAATGCTGAGAAATCaggagcacaggagctgctgaagaTACTGGGAGCTCGCCCAGTACAGGTTGCTGAGGGCAAAGAGCCAG ACAATTTCTGGGCAGCCTTGGGTGGCAAAGCCCCGTACCGCACCTCGCCCCGCCTCAAGGACAAGAAGATGGACACTCACCCCCCGCGCCTCTTCGCCTGCTCCAACAAGAGCGGCCGCTTCACC ATTGAGGAAGTTCCTGGAGATCTGACTCAGGATGACCTTGCCACAGATGATGTGATGCTCCTGGACACATGGGATCAG GTCTTTGTATGGATTGGGAAAGATgcccaagaagaagaaaagactgAAGCACTGAAGTCTG ccaaGCGCTACATTGACACAGACCCCTCCACGCGGGACAAGAGGACCCCGGTGACCATCGTCAAGCAGGGCTTTGAGCCTCCCACCTTCTCCGGCTGGTTCCTGGGCTGGGACGATGACTACTGGGCTGTGGATCCCCTGCAGAGAGCAATGGCAGATGTGGATGTGTGA
- the GSN gene encoding gelsolin isoform X1, whose protein sequence is MGRKDFNCLFLTIFCTMALKLSCVSSMSVAGLGYAVTAALVLSAVPVSMVEHAEFLKAGKEPGLQIWRVEKFDLVPVPKNLYGDFFTGDSYLVLNTIKQRSGNLQYDLHFWLGDESSQDERGAAAIFTVQMDEHLQGKAVQHREVQGHESPTFLGYFKSGIKYKAGGVASGFRHVVPNEVTVQRLLQVKGRRTVRATEVPVSWDSFNTGDCFILDLGSNIFQWCGSKSNRQERLKATVLAKGIRDNERNGRAKVYVSEEGSEREEMLQVLGPKPSLPEGASDETKTDTANRKLAKLYKVSNGAGNMAVSLVADENPFSQAALSTDDCFILDHGTDGKIFVWKGKGANSEEKKAALKTASEFIDKMGYPKHTQIQVLPESGETPLFKQFFKNWRDKDQTEGLGQPHVSGHVAKIEQVPFDAATLHSSKAMAAQHGMEDDGSGKKQIWRIEGSEKVPVDPATYGQFYGGDSYIILYDYQHDGKRGQIIYTWQGADSTQDEIATSAFLTVQLDEELGGSPVQKRVVQGKEPPHLMSMFGGKPLIVYKGGTSREGGQTAPAATRLFQVRSSTSGATRAVELDPTASQLNSNDAFVLKTPSAAYLWVGQGASNAEKSGAQELLKILGARPVQVAEGKEPDNFWAALGGKAPYRTSPRLKDKKMDTHPPRLFACSNKSGRFTIEEVPGDLTQDDLATDDVMLLDTWDQVFVWIGKDAQEEEKTEALKSAKRYIDTDPSTRDKRTPVTIVKQGFEPPTFSGWFLGWDDDYWAVDPLQRAMADVDV, encoded by the exons ATGGGCAGGAAGGATTTCAATTGTCTTTTCCTCACCATTTTCTGCACAATGGCTCTGAAGCTGAGCTGTGTCAGCTCCATGTCTGTGGCAGGGCTTGGATATGCTGTTACAGCAGCTCTTGTGCTTTCAGCTGTG CCTGTCAGCATGGTGGAACACGCCGAGTTTCTGAAGGCTGGGAAGGAACCCGGCCTTCAGATCTGGAGGGTCGAGAAGTTTGATTTGGTCCCAGTGCCAAAAAACCTGTATGGAGACTTCTTCACTGGGGATTCCTACCTGGTGCTGAACACCATCAAGCAGCGCAGCGGGAACCTGCAGTACGACCTGCACTTCTGGTTGG GTGATGAAAGCTCTCAGGATGAGCGTGGGGCTGCTGCCATCTTCACTGTGCAGATGGATGAGCACCTGCAGGGGAAGGCTGTGCAGCACCGCGAGGTGCAGGGCCACGAGTCCCCCACCTTCCTGGGCTACTTCAAATCTGGCATCAAATACAAG GCTGGTGGTGTGGCTTCTGGCTTCAGGCACGTGGTTCCCAACGAGGTCACtgtgcagaggctgctgcaggtcAAAGGCAGGAGGACAGTCCGGGCCACGGAGGTCCCCGTGAGCTGGGACAGCTTCAACACAGGGGACTGCTTCATCCTGGACCTGGGCAGT AACATCTTCCAGTGGTGTGGCTCCAAGAGCAACCGCCAGGAGCGGCTGAAGGCCACGGTGCTGGCCAAGGGCATCCGGGACAACGAGCGCAACGGGCGCGCCAAGGTCTACGTGTCAGAGGAGGGGTCCGAGCGCGAGGAAATGCTCCAG GTTCTGGGACCAAAGCCCAGTTTGCCAGAAGGAGCTTCTGATGAGACCAAAACCGACACAGCCAACAGGAAGCTGGCTAAGCTCTACAAG GTCTCCAATGGGGCTGGGAACATGGCAGTGTCCCTGGTGGCAGATGAGAAccccttctcccaggcagccctGAGTACAGATGACTGCTTCATCCTGGACCACGGCACAGATGGAAAGATCTTTGTTTGGAAAG GCAAAGGTGCCAACTCTGAAGAGAAGAAGGCAGCACTGAAAACAGCCTCAGAGTTCATTGACAAGATGGGTTATCCCAAACACACCCAg ATCCAAGTCCTCCCTGAGAGTGGTGAGACACCTTTGTTCAAGCAATTCTTCAAGAACTGGCGGGACAAGGACCAGACagaagggctggggcagcctcacgtGTCTGGCCACGTTGCCAAGATTGAGCAGGTCCCTTTCGACGCGgccaccctgcacagctccaaggCCATGGCTGCCCAGCACGGCATGGAGGATGATGGCTCTGGCAAGAAACAG ATCTGGAGAATAGAAGGCTCCGAGAAGGTGCCGGTGGACCCCGCCACGTACGGGCAGTTCTACGGCGGGGACAGCTACATCATCCTGTACGACTACCAGCACGACGGGAAGCGGGGACAGATCATTTACACCTG gcagggCGCCGACTCCACGCAGGATGAGATTGCAACCTCTGCATTCCTCACAGTACAGCTGGAtgaggagctgggaggcagcCCCGTGCAG aaacGAGTAGTGCAAGGGAAAGAGCCCCCTCACCTGATGAGCATGTTTGGTGGAAAGCCCTTGATTGTGTACAAGGGTGGGACCTCGAGGGAAGGAGGCCAGACTGCACCTGCGGCAACGCGGCTCTTCCAGGTCCGCTCCAGCACCTCCGGAGCCACCAGAGCAGTGGAG CTGGATCCTACAGCCAGTCAGCTGAACTCCAATGATGCCTTTGTCCTGAAAACTCCCTCTGCTGCCTACCTGTGGGTTGGCCAAGGAGCCAGCAATGCTGAGAAATCaggagcacaggagctgctgaagaTACTGGGAGCTCGCCCAGTACAGGTTGCTGAGGGCAAAGAGCCAG ACAATTTCTGGGCAGCCTTGGGTGGCAAAGCCCCGTACCGCACCTCGCCCCGCCTCAAGGACAAGAAGATGGACACTCACCCCCCGCGCCTCTTCGCCTGCTCCAACAAGAGCGGCCGCTTCACC ATTGAGGAAGTTCCTGGAGATCTGACTCAGGATGACCTTGCCACAGATGATGTGATGCTCCTGGACACATGGGATCAG GTCTTTGTATGGATTGGGAAAGATgcccaagaagaagaaaagactgAAGCACTGAAGTCTG ccaaGCGCTACATTGACACAGACCCCTCCACGCGGGACAAGAGGACCCCGGTGACCATCGTCAAGCAGGGCTTTGAGCCTCCCACCTTCTCCGGCTGGTTCCTGGGCTGGGACGATGACTACTGGGCTGTGGATCCCCTGCAGAGAGCAATGGCAGATGTGGATGTGTGA
- the GSN gene encoding gelsolin isoform X2: protein MGMTCFKEASLPVSMVEHAEFLKAGKEPGLQIWRVEKFDLVPVPKNLYGDFFTGDSYLVLNTIKQRSGNLQYDLHFWLGDESSQDERGAAAIFTVQMDEHLQGKAVQHREVQGHESPTFLGYFKSGIKYKAGGVASGFRHVVPNEVTVQRLLQVKGRRTVRATEVPVSWDSFNTGDCFILDLGSNIFQWCGSKSNRQERLKATVLAKGIRDNERNGRAKVYVSEEGSEREEMLQVLGPKPSLPEGASDETKTDTANRKLAKLYKVSNGAGNMAVSLVADENPFSQAALSTDDCFILDHGTDGKIFVWKGKGANSEEKKAALKTASEFIDKMGYPKHTQIQVLPESGETPLFKQFFKNWRDKDQTEGLGQPHVSGHVAKIEQVPFDAATLHSSKAMAAQHGMEDDGSGKKQIWRIEGSEKVPVDPATYGQFYGGDSYIILYDYQHDGKRGQIIYTWQGADSTQDEIATSAFLTVQLDEELGGSPVQKRVVQGKEPPHLMSMFGGKPLIVYKGGTSREGGQTAPAATRLFQVRSSTSGATRAVELDPTASQLNSNDAFVLKTPSAAYLWVGQGASNAEKSGAQELLKILGARPVQVAEGKEPDNFWAALGGKAPYRTSPRLKDKKMDTHPPRLFACSNKSGRFTIEEVPGDLTQDDLATDDVMLLDTWDQVFVWIGKDAQEEEKTEALKSAKRYIDTDPSTRDKRTPVTIVKQGFEPPTFSGWFLGWDDDYWAVDPLQRAMADVDV from the exons CCTGTCAGCATGGTGGAACACGCCGAGTTTCTGAAGGCTGGGAAGGAACCCGGCCTTCAGATCTGGAGGGTCGAGAAGTTTGATTTGGTCCCAGTGCCAAAAAACCTGTATGGAGACTTCTTCACTGGGGATTCCTACCTGGTGCTGAACACCATCAAGCAGCGCAGCGGGAACCTGCAGTACGACCTGCACTTCTGGTTGG GTGATGAAAGCTCTCAGGATGAGCGTGGGGCTGCTGCCATCTTCACTGTGCAGATGGATGAGCACCTGCAGGGGAAGGCTGTGCAGCACCGCGAGGTGCAGGGCCACGAGTCCCCCACCTTCCTGGGCTACTTCAAATCTGGCATCAAATACAAG GCTGGTGGTGTGGCTTCTGGCTTCAGGCACGTGGTTCCCAACGAGGTCACtgtgcagaggctgctgcaggtcAAAGGCAGGAGGACAGTCCGGGCCACGGAGGTCCCCGTGAGCTGGGACAGCTTCAACACAGGGGACTGCTTCATCCTGGACCTGGGCAGT AACATCTTCCAGTGGTGTGGCTCCAAGAGCAACCGCCAGGAGCGGCTGAAGGCCACGGTGCTGGCCAAGGGCATCCGGGACAACGAGCGCAACGGGCGCGCCAAGGTCTACGTGTCAGAGGAGGGGTCCGAGCGCGAGGAAATGCTCCAG GTTCTGGGACCAAAGCCCAGTTTGCCAGAAGGAGCTTCTGATGAGACCAAAACCGACACAGCCAACAGGAAGCTGGCTAAGCTCTACAAG GTCTCCAATGGGGCTGGGAACATGGCAGTGTCCCTGGTGGCAGATGAGAAccccttctcccaggcagccctGAGTACAGATGACTGCTTCATCCTGGACCACGGCACAGATGGAAAGATCTTTGTTTGGAAAG GCAAAGGTGCCAACTCTGAAGAGAAGAAGGCAGCACTGAAAACAGCCTCAGAGTTCATTGACAAGATGGGTTATCCCAAACACACCCAg ATCCAAGTCCTCCCTGAGAGTGGTGAGACACCTTTGTTCAAGCAATTCTTCAAGAACTGGCGGGACAAGGACCAGACagaagggctggggcagcctcacgtGTCTGGCCACGTTGCCAAGATTGAGCAGGTCCCTTTCGACGCGgccaccctgcacagctccaaggCCATGGCTGCCCAGCACGGCATGGAGGATGATGGCTCTGGCAAGAAACAG ATCTGGAGAATAGAAGGCTCCGAGAAGGTGCCGGTGGACCCCGCCACGTACGGGCAGTTCTACGGCGGGGACAGCTACATCATCCTGTACGACTACCAGCACGACGGGAAGCGGGGACAGATCATTTACACCTG gcagggCGCCGACTCCACGCAGGATGAGATTGCAACCTCTGCATTCCTCACAGTACAGCTGGAtgaggagctgggaggcagcCCCGTGCAG aaacGAGTAGTGCAAGGGAAAGAGCCCCCTCACCTGATGAGCATGTTTGGTGGAAAGCCCTTGATTGTGTACAAGGGTGGGACCTCGAGGGAAGGAGGCCAGACTGCACCTGCGGCAACGCGGCTCTTCCAGGTCCGCTCCAGCACCTCCGGAGCCACCAGAGCAGTGGAG CTGGATCCTACAGCCAGTCAGCTGAACTCCAATGATGCCTTTGTCCTGAAAACTCCCTCTGCTGCCTACCTGTGGGTTGGCCAAGGAGCCAGCAATGCTGAGAAATCaggagcacaggagctgctgaagaTACTGGGAGCTCGCCCAGTACAGGTTGCTGAGGGCAAAGAGCCAG ACAATTTCTGGGCAGCCTTGGGTGGCAAAGCCCCGTACCGCACCTCGCCCCGCCTCAAGGACAAGAAGATGGACACTCACCCCCCGCGCCTCTTCGCCTGCTCCAACAAGAGCGGCCGCTTCACC ATTGAGGAAGTTCCTGGAGATCTGACTCAGGATGACCTTGCCACAGATGATGTGATGCTCCTGGACACATGGGATCAG GTCTTTGTATGGATTGGGAAAGATgcccaagaagaagaaaagactgAAGCACTGAAGTCTG ccaaGCGCTACATTGACACAGACCCCTCCACGCGGGACAAGAGGACCCCGGTGACCATCGTCAAGCAGGGCTTTGAGCCTCCCACCTTCTCCGGCTGGTTCCTGGGCTGGGACGATGACTACTGGGCTGTGGATCCCCTGCAGAGAGCAATGGCAGATGTGGATGTGTGA